The Dendropsophus ebraccatus isolate aDenEbr1 chromosome 2, aDenEbr1.pat, whole genome shotgun sequence DNA segment gaacgatgtcttattcaatgcgaacgatttgcgaacgagcaacgataaaaataggtccaggtcttataaagcgatcaacgatttctagttcggtcgttaatcgttaactacatttcaaccgaacgattatcgtttagattcgaacgatttaacgataatctgaacgataatcgttcggtggaatagggccctaatgcccctattccacgagtcgtttggaggagcaaacgagcgctattagcgctcgtttgctcctcgttccccgctcgctgccgccgctattcaacgcagcagcagctagcgggtgagtgtgggagggggcggcggggagctgcgggggggctgcccgggggatcgctgatcgtccgggcagcccataggatatagcagcgtctgctgccgacgcttctattcaacggagcgacggcagcagatcgctgctatatcagtcgcttttttttcaacatgttgaaaaacacgcgactgcaacgatcagccgacatgaacgctgtcggctgatcgttgcactctattccacgggacgaatatcgttcgtagcggccgatatcggccgaatacgaacaatattgctcctttaaacgacccgtggaataggggcttaagggtccCATTAGACAAAGCGACTTTTAATGATTGAAGTGATactgtgtccccccccctttcATATGAGAAGTACTCAGCGCCCTTCTTAAGCTTATGTTctgtggacatttcatatcttaccataAAAATGATTTCTTGGTAGTCTCTcctctcaaaaatgcatgttattgttggtagaCAGTGCCGTAGGGCTGGTGGTGCCCTATGTCTCTGCCCACGTATAGGCCCCGCCACCCTGTGACATCTGcatctaggccccaccctctcCGCAGCTTAGAGGCCTAGGCCCTGCCCTCTCTGATCTGGCTGTCACAGAAAACGCGGAGGCTttgcctctaggtcggcccactcTGATGACAATGCCAATGTGGGCAGACATATGGGGCCATTAAGCTTCACCCCCTACAGCACTGTCCACCAACCATGACATTCATTTTTGAGGGAAGAGACATCAAAAAAATCCTTTATAAGGTAAGATATAAAATGTCCAGAatgtaagcttaaaggggttatccagcgctacaaaaacatgggcacttttccccctctcttgtctcctgttcaggtgtggtttgcaattaagctccatttacttcaatggaactgagtttcaaaccccacccaatctggagacaagagaggggaaaagtggccatgtttttgtagcgctggataacccctttaagatccattcacttcaatggaactgagcagcaaaaccccgcccaagctggagacaagagtggggctttctctggaagaaagtagccatgtttttgtagcgctggataactcctttgaagtgaaactgtctcaccctttctggatgaggacttctctacacaactttaaagcctaaattctgcagtttttcaaaccttactttataatagatttcttggcaTTTCTTAGTCcaatgaaaaatgctttttatcgtttGGGTTGGACTCGCCAACATTGGCTCCGTACGgctgcccctccatgacgtcattgctgtctaggccccgccccctcgacggccattggaatggactgacctagagggggtgggccaTTCTAGTGCCTGcggaaggggcggggcctagacaGTGACAACATCATAGATGGGCTGTGAAGCTCCGcctaggtggcacaatccaccagtgataaaaagcatttttcattgGACCAAGTGCCataaaatctattataaagtaaggtatgaaaattgCTGAATTTtggcttttagggtagcttcacatgtaccgactcgcagcgttaataacaatgcgattcggtacgtgtgaagctaccctaaagctgtGTAAAGAACTCCTCATCCAGAAAGGGGGTGGCAGTGCTACCTTAAGTTGCTGAGAACTTctgatatggaaaggggggggggataatatcaCTTTAACCATAAACAATCGTTTATCGCTAACCGGAAATCGCCCACcatgttacacagagcgatagttggTACtccgatcgtttactccatctgatcccagcaaatgaaggaacgatgtggaattagcGATGATTTTGGTGTCTGCACCAAACggacaatgaacgatttctcgttggccgtttgatcgttgccgccatttacacaaaacaattatcgttcacatTTGAACAATGTAAAGATAATTTGCATGATAATCATCCCTTGTAATAGGGTTTGTTCCCAGCTTTGTTTCGGCAGCaggcacaggggggtctataaaTCCTGGTTACATGGatgggacactgaaggggaataCACTTCCCTAAATGCCCAGAACATTCCCAGCAGCTGCAGACATGCGCTGTTTTATGACGCTTTGCAGGCTTTGTCTCATTCACAGCTGCCTGTGGTCACCTAAAGGTCTCTCAGGGTAACAATGGGCAACGTGAGGTTGTCCCGTCTTGCCAATCATTAGAGGACGGTAGGTAGTTAAGTATTAATAGAATAATGACATCACATGAAGCTCAGTGACCTGTGATATAAATCGGAATGTTACATTGCCCGATTCCTTATGTCTTTGTGTTATTACATTCTTATTGTGTTATGAATGAAATGCGTTCATccttccctctgtgtcctccaggcAATCTGTCACTGGTTAAAGAGATTGTGGATGAAGATCCTGGTCAGGTCAATGCAGTCAATGCAGACGGAGCATCTCCACTGATGATGGCGGCCGTCACTGGCAAACTGGAACTGGTGCAGCTTCTGGTGGATAAGAAGGCCGATATCAACAAGCAGGACAGCGTCCATGCCTGGACCGCACTCATGCAAGCCACCTACCAtgggtaagggtccttttacatggcgtAACAAATCAAGCTGCATGAATGATCCATGTAGTGTTCATGCAGCCATGaaaatatgcatatatctgttctGTCTGTCCCTTGAAcacaagcagcagtgtgtacTCACCCTCCAAGCTGCTTGTGTCTCTGCATCCTGCTCTCCTGGCCAGCTCTTCGAGAATGATTGAAaactggaggaggcggcaccctGAAGCTACAGCAGCATCTGGagaacaggatgccggatcacacagcagcgcaaaaggtgtgtgatctggaaactgatatCACAGATATATCTGTGCTAAAAGTTTCCATTTGCTATCGGCTGCAcgtcccctgtttacacaggaagatgtgtgaccaatagcgataaattttgaagcctgcccaaaagatgcgatcagctgaggatctgGTGTTTTCCTGCTCCTTAATGATCGCagtcccttttacacaggctgattatcggccaaaggagGGTTTCTAGCAATGGTtttggctgataattggccaGTGTAAATGGCCCTTAAGTCACCGAGGCATTACTGGCATCCAGCAGGTCTGGCTTTTCCCTATATGATATCTTTCATATCCCATACCTATACCACACTTGATTGACGGTAAGCTAAAATCTGAGCTCTGCTTAGGCCGCCATGGTCCCATGTGGTCTCCAATAGCCATGCAGTGTTACCAATCAATCCTGGCAACATTGAGGAGCTATTGGTGAACGTGGTCTCGGCTGCATGCGGTGGGAATGTGGCCGGTGTCTCAGAAATCCCTGTTACCCGTCTTTGCTGAATAACATAAGCTTATAGGACCTGTTCGGATTTGCTCTCTATTAATACATTGTTCTTTTTTCAATGCAGAAACAAAGAAATTGTGATCTACCTGTTAAATCAGGGAGCGGATGTGAACCTGCGAGCGAAAAATGGCTACACAGCGTTTGACTTGGTGATGCTGCTAAATGACCCAGGTCTGGATTTAATCCTCCTGATTGCGATAGGAACATAGAGTGCATGGATAACAAGTACTGTAGAATCACAGGGGGTTACATCTATTGTGTTGTGGTGGCAATGTGCAACTCCCCTTCAAGTGcctaggagctgagctgcagttacaggtcaccactgCAACACAATGGATGGAGACAAACTGCTTCCAGCCCTCTTTACTGTGTAATGCGGCACCCCATCTAATGATCATTCTGTGGACATTTAAAGGGTAACCTGGGAGAAATttctctttcagatcaactgatgtcagaaacttAAACAGATATGCAAatgatttatatttaaaaatctccagtcttccagtacttatcagctgctgtatgtcctgcaggaagtggtgaattatttctagtctgacatagtgctctctgctgccacctctgtttatgtcaggaactttccagagcagcagcaaatccccatagaaaacctctcctgctctggacagttcctgacatggacagaggtagcagcagagagcactaggtcagactggagagaatacaccacttcctgcaggacatacagcagctgataagtactggaagactggagatttttaaatagaagtaatttataaatctctctaactttatgacaccagttgatttcaaagtaattttttatacCTTTTTAATATACTATAAAACTTGTTTATAATGGAGATATTGTCTCTCCTGTTTTTCTGGTAGACACGGAGCTGGTGCGACTCTTAGCGACTGTCTGTCTGCAGGCAGATAAGGAGAAGTCGAAGCAGAAGAATAAAACGCTGTTCACCAATTCCAAGAACAAGCAGCAATTTACCATCCCATCACCCCCTGATGATAAAGCCGGATTAAAGGTACGGCACAGATTATGTCAACTGTTTAAAGTGGAAAAGTGTTGTGTTACTTATAGCAGGCAAGTATATTGCTCTGTGCCAGTGCTCAGATGGTATACTTCTGAGATGAAGGAAGAGCATTATCTGCTCCCCCGACAAGCCCTTTGCTGCTTTTTGCATATTAAAAGTGTAGGTAGGcctaaaggtaatctgtcactaggtttaggcTGCCTTAAACGAGGTcagtataaactagtgatagaaatacTGAACAGGTTGGTGTGTTACTTCCATCACTcttttcagccgttctcctaacgtgcaggagaataggattcttgccatacCCCTGCCCCGCCCTCCTGCTTcagattgacagttgactgcctatacacagccaatcagcagctggtgggcggagttcttgtattctcataaatatccaggactattgaGCTCATgcgcataatggagaggactacttattgtccatgttattcaggaggagatctctggatcagccgcacagaacagtgtaagtgatacatcattctgttcagcttctctgtcactagtttatgctaccctgagatgggACACCATAACCCTACTGACAGAGTTTCAATGAGGGGGTCATTCTTAAAGTATATGATGTTTCTTTCAGTCCTGGTGGAACAGGATGTCTAATCGTTTCCGTAAGCTGAAGCTGACCCAGACTCTGAGACACGGCTTCTCCTCCAACCGTCTGGTGCCTTTGACTGAAAACGCCAGTGCATCTCTCGACTCTATGATGAGAGCTCCTTCCCAAACCGATATAAGCAATCCGCGACGACCGGAGTCTGCAACAGCCTGGACAACGTCCTCCAAAGACAGCGGTGAGGAGACAGGCATAAGCACACACCCAGCCCCTcagcctgcactatatatactatGCCATGTCCAGGCttagataaacatggccactttcttctagaagcaGCACTAccctagtttgggtgtggggttttgtagCTCATGGAAGTAAATAgtgagttgaattgtaataccacacataacctgaggacaggggtagcgATCTTTTTGCAGGAAAGTAACCGTGATTGTTCTttttctggaaaacccctttaattgtctcTGTATGTTAGAAATATAGGTAGAAGCTCCTCCAGCAGACTGAGATTACTAAGTTTTTTATTTAAGCAGAAAACCCATGACCTGTTTTTCATTCTAGGACTGGGAACCACAAAGACAGAGAGTGATGACTTACTCCTGGCAACTATGGTAAGCTTCCATGCATTCTACATCTAcagtaaaggggtagttcacctgccaaaaattctttcaaatcaactagtgccagagattttttagtttttcagtacttatcagctgctatatgtcctgcaggaagtggtgtattctctccagtgtcacacagtgctctctgcttccacctctccatgtcaggaacaaccCTCACAGGAGAAGTCTGGTGTCGGACAtttttttccaaagagcctgGGAGGAGGTCGCTGaatataacaacatgcacctacctccccggctcctgtgctggggtctgctgtcctcctctcctgtaccccCGGTCGCTTGGTGGTCTGAGTGGGAACCCAGATCATGTTAGCAGCTACTGTGTGACCCCGCTATGgctactgactgactgagacgtcACAATCCGGGTCCTCACTCAGACGGGAAAGCGGCCGTGGGACCGGGAATCGGAGAGTAGGACAGCTGACCCCAGCACTTTGACCAGGGAGGTatgtgcatgttgttatgttcagccacctcctccccggctctttgGAAAGAAAGTCCGACaccagatttcccctttaagttaacTCTGCAACTATTCACCTGTGTGTGAATACACCCCCATAAGGATCCCAGTAAATACTCTGCAATAGCCTGCAGTTCATCTCATCCAAACATAACTCCTTATGGAATAGTTGAATATTAGGAGGCCGGATGCTGTAACATGGCCTCAGTCTGTAATATGGACTCCGTACAGTCATGTAAGACCAGACTTTATTATTGAAGATCAAGTTGTTTTCTCAGATGTAAAGTAGAAAGTAAGATTCAGGACTTTTTCCTTCTGTCTCACAGCTGAAGAACGGCGCTCCTTTTGCTAAACTCCCCAATGACAAACTGAAGGCCGTCATCCCTCCCTTTTTGCCTCCATCAAACTTTGAGCTGTGGAATTCAGATCGGTCCCGGATCAGCAAGGATGGGAAACTGGAGCAGACCAGAGCGTCAATGGCAAGGCTCTCCAAACCCAGCTTTAACAGCAGCGGCAATTCGGACATTGTAAGTGTCAAGTATATTGATCtctaataataattttttcattatatctgctttttatttatttttgtattatttatttttcttgctgTTTGGTTTGCCCTTTTATTCATTGTCTTCTGCAATATGTCCATGTTCAGACGTCAGTCAGCAGAGCTCCTAGAACAGTCAAATTTCCTTCATTGCCAAGAAGCCCGGCGTCGCCTTCGAATTCCGGCAACTTTAACCATTCACCACATTCTTCTGGTGGAGCCAACAGTATTACAGGTCAGTAGGTGATGTATGTACATACAGCCTAGACCAGGTAGGTAGAAAGCAAGTTTGCTTTGAGCAGAAAAATTAATTAGGTTGGGGGCTACAATGGTGATTCCTAGTTGTCAGTCTCTTCAAGTAAATGAAGTTGTTTTGCAACCTATAAGTTTCCATGGCCTAGCTGTCTTAAAAATCCATATGTGTAGTGCATGGCTAAAGGGGTTacttaggattagaaaaaaaaacaaagcaaattttttagCAAAAATGGCaccaaccctgtcctcaggttgtatgcggTATTACACTTCAgcaccattcactttaattaaacagagctgcaataccacaaccgaactgaggacaggagaggtgctatttctggaagaaagtggccatgtttttctaagcccctTACAGAGGGCTGCAGCGATTCATCATGGGACTATTGTCTATCTTTTATTGTTCTAAGGTGGAAGTGCAGATAACGTCTTGTCTCAGATCGCAGCCCAAAGACGAAAAGCAGCCTCTTTATCAAGGCAGAAAGAAGGCGGGCCACAGAGCCTGCTCGGTACAACCTGTGGGTCCACCGTCCCCGAGCAGCCGGCAGTCCTCCTTACTAGCAATGGACATTTACCAAAGGTATCTAAGCTGAGATACTCCTTCATGTCACTGCTGTTCCTTTTCATGTCTTAAACCATTACTATTTCtctcatttacacagaaaattgAAATAGTGAAGCGACCTCCATCTGGGACTTCTTCCACCTCTAAGAGCACATCCCCTACCCTGACACCGTCACCATCTCCCACTCCAAAGGGGCGTCTGGCAGAGTCATCTGTGTCGTCTTCCTCATCTCATAAGCAGTCAAAGAGCAGCGGAGGCTCTAGCAGCGGCACCATCACCGATGAAGGTACACGTCTCCTCCGCCCCGATCCAACTGAAAGAACATATTAAGGAGGCCAtacaccacaggtgtcaaactcgcgtccttccagctgttgcaatactaaaattcccatcatgtctttatagttttgcaacagctggacgaaCGCAAGTTTGACACCCTTGCCAAAAACCCTTCAATAATCTCTCacgtcctctccatacacatgaatcTGACGGTGGAGTCTCGGGAGGCCCCCGTACACCTTATGAGTGACATAAGTGTAATGTGTAAGGGCACCTTAAGTCTCTGCAAAAGCTAAATGGTAACAGTTCCCAGATGCCACCATCTTGTTTTCACTGAATACTACACCATTCAGCTAGTACTATAGTAAGCAGAGGTAGAAgtgtgatgtcatgtgaccatctcctttttttttttttttttttatatttgtagaTGAGCTGTCTGCCATCCTTAAGAAATTATCCCTGGAGAAGTACCAGCCCATTTTTGAGGAGCAGGAAGTAAGACTacgttacactggggggagctgtctatgtcactggtgctgcagcctcccctgatgattatataatacatgttaccattagaatagaccattacactgggggaagctgtctgtgtcactagtgctgcagccttccttgatgcctatataatacatgttaccattaaaatagacattacactggaagATCTGTCTGTGGCACTagtactgcagcctcccctgatgtgtatatataaaatattttaccattagaatagacattgcactgggggggagctgtctgtgtcactagtactgcagcctcccctgatgtttaTATAATACGTTACCgttagaatagatattacactgggggagctgtctgtgtgactagtgctgcagcctcccctgatatctaCATAACACATGTTAGCATTAgattagacattacactgggggagctgtctgtgcctctagtgcttcagtttcccctgatgtctatataatacatgttaccgtTAGAATAGATAATACACAGGGGTAGcggtctgtgtcactagtgcttcaGCCTTCCTTGatgtctatacaatacatgttagcattagactAGACATTATACAGGGAGGAGCTGTCCGTGTCACTAGTGTTGCAGAACAATCGGAGATAACTATCAATCATCACTCGCTCTGCTACACAATGCCACAGCTGCAGTGCTTCTGACGCAGACAACTTCCCCATctctgatgtctattctaatgctaacatgtattatgtaGATATCAGGGGAAGACCAGTATCTGGATAAAGTAAACCAGAATTTTTTTCCCTATCGCTTTTAACCCATTTTATAGATGGGAGCCATACTCTTGTGTCTCCTTCTTGagtttttctttcttccttttccCACCGGGTTTCTCCATCTCTGCAGCTTACTGCCTCATTGTCTGCTAAGAAAACCCGGTAAGATGCTGCGTGGTGTCCGTGCATGTAGTGATCTGTGAGCTGACTGTGCCGCCATTTGCAGGAAGAGCTGATTACGGCTACAGATTTGTATTTGAAGTCAAAATGGCAAAAAGAAAGTCCAGACCTGTCCTATCCTGCCCTGTGTCTGTCCTATTCTGCCCTGTGGCTGTCCTATCCTGCCATGTGGCTGTCCTATCCTGCCCTGTGGCTGTCCTATCCTGCCCTGTGGCTGTCCTATCCTGCCCTGTGGCTGTCCTATCCTGCCCTGTGGCTGTCCTATCCTGCCCTGTGGCTGCCCTATCCTGCCCTTCTCATATTCTACATGTTTGGTTCCAGGTTATATATGTTGGAGTGAAatgaatccagggatttgatcaaatcacaggaaatgatgaaataaccgcgccgttccatcatttccctagggatttgatctaatctctgacccctttcagggaaatgatggaatgaacgatcGAGGAGTCACCTGGCTCTATGTTTGGCGGTgaaggcggacgggggagcagagcggcacacctctctGGCACGGATATGGCGGCGGGGTGGACGGGGGagaagagcggcacacctcccagcaggcatatggcagcggAGTTGATGGGACTGGGGGTGGACTGGGAGCAAAATGGCACACCTCCCAGCAGAAatatggcggcggggcggacTGGGAGCAGAGCAGACGtcccgggggagcaggaggcgtgtcAAGGGTGGGGTGGACGGGACCGGAGGCAGACAGGGAGcaaagcggcacacctcccggcaggcatatggtggcaggGGCGGACGCAGAGCGGACAGCCCAAGGGAGCAGGAGGcgtgtagcaggggaaatgagctGAACGGGAAGCAGAGAGGcggtggacggggagcagagcggccaGGCCAGGGGGAACACAGAGGCGATATGAcgaattctatgtcgcagggggaaattATTAAGATCActtcatcatttccctgaaaggggtgaGTGATTTGATTATTTCCCTAGGGAAATAATGGAACAtcgcggtcatttcatcatttcccgggattttaTCAAATCCCAGATTCTATCTTTTCACTGCAACGTATGCGTgtgtattctatataggggggaatAAATGTTGGGTCATGTTGATTATTTACCAGTTATCAGACCTGCATTTTAGAGCATAAGGTTTATTAACATCCGTAAATGTGTCCCATTCTGACTCCTCCTATCCCATTGGACATAAGAAGACACGAAAACattgatatatacatatagtgaGGAGTATGATTATTTCCATAGGTGGACATGGAAGCTTTTCTTACACTGACTGATGGGGACTTGAAGGAACTGGGCATAAAGACAGATGGTTCCAGGCAGCAGATTTTAGCCGCCATTTCTGAACTCAATGCAGGAAAGGTGAGTATCCCTGTgaccttaagggcctattacacgggtcgtcagaggagcaaacgagcgctctcagtgctcgtttgctccttgttccccgctcgctgctgccgcaattcaacgcggctgcagtgagcgggtgagtgcgggagggggcggcggggagcttcgggggggctgcccgggtgatcgctagatcatccgggcagcccataggctatagcagcgtctgctgccgacgctcctattcaacggagcgacggcagcagatcgctgctatatcagtcgcttgttttttaacatgttgaaaaacaagcgactgcaacgatcagccgacatgaacgatgtcggctgatcgttgcactctattccacgggacgattagcggccgatatcggcagaatacggccgataatcgttccgtggaatagggcctttaacggAAATGTAGTGTAAGGGAAGGAACATTGCTTATTTAGGTGTAATCCTCTGCTTTGGAATACCTGTTGTTGGTAATGTGAAGCCTTAAAACAGAGTTTATCGTCTTCTTTCTTCAAGGGTCGAGAGAGACAGATCTTACAGGAAACCATTCACAACTTTCATTCCTCATTTGAGAGCAGCGCCAGTAATACACAGCCAGCAGGAGCTCACCAGTGTAA contains these protein-coding regions:
- the ANKS6 gene encoding ankyrin repeat and SAM domain-containing protein 6 isoform X1 produces the protein MECTIPAQCQLLLRACEDGDLEGARRLLEPDSSSGSSSTGSRAGDTAAVTDSPGGSSALVPVDSTDEDGNTGLQLAAGGGHEPLVRYLLRKGASVDSRNHYGWTPLMQAARSGHLNVAQILLEYGADVNAQNRLGASILTAASRGGHASVVKLLLESGAFVDNYDHFEVNIVSIKGHREDMPEVTPLMTSAQHAHEEAVRLLLDWGADVNYRVKTGWSPLMLAALHGRVSVAQQLVDRGADPDQVNGLDQTPFEIALSFKLKDMKDYLDSITTIRPKTDEEKRRPDIFQAVKMGNLSLVKEIVDEDPGQVNAVNADGASPLMMAAVTGKLELVQLLVDKKADINKQDSVHAWTALMQATYHGNKEIVIYLLNQGADVNLRAKNGYTAFDLVMLLNDPDTELVRLLATVCLQADKEKSKQKNKTLFTNSKNKQQFTIPSPPDDKAGLKSWWNRMSNRFRKLKLTQTLRHGFSSNRLVPLTENASASLDSMMRAPSQTDISNPRRPESATAWTTSSKDSGLGTTKTESDDLLLATMLKNGAPFAKLPNDKLKAVIPPFLPPSNFELWNSDRSRISKDGKLEQTRASMARLSKPSFNSSGNSDITSVSRAPRTVKFPSLPRSPASPSNSGNFNHSPHSSGGANSITGGSADNVLSQIAAQRRKAASLSRQKEGGPQSLLGTTCGSTVPEQPAVLLTSNGHLPKKIEIVKRPPSGTSSTSKSTSPTLTPSPSPTPKGRLAESSVSSSSSHKQSKSSGGSSSGTITDEDELSAILKKLSLEKYQPIFEEQEVDMEAFLTLTDGDLKELGIKTDGSRQQILAAISELNAGKGRERQILQETIHNFHSSFESSASNTQPAGAHQSPSVCTKPKSSVSNKR
- the ANKS6 gene encoding ankyrin repeat and SAM domain-containing protein 6 isoform X3, giving the protein MTPLMQAARSGHLNVAQILLEYGADVNAQNRLGASILTAASRGGHASVVKLLLESGAFVDNYDHFEVNIVSIKGHREDMPEVTPLMTSAQHAHEEAVRLLLDWGADVNYRVKTGWSPLMLAALHGRVSVAQQLVDRGADPDQVNGLDQTPFEIALSFKLKDMKDYLDSITTIRPKTDEEKRRPDIFQAVKMGNLSLVKEIVDEDPGQVNAVNADGASPLMMAAVTGKLELVQLLVDKKADINKQDSVHAWTALMQATYHGNKEIVIYLLNQGADVNLRAKNGYTAFDLVMLLNDPDTELVRLLATVCLQADKEKSKQKNKTLFTNSKNKQQFTIPSPPDDKAGLKSWWNRMSNRFRKLKLTQTLRHGFSSNRLVPLTENASASLDSMMRAPSQTDISNPRRPESATAWTTSSKDSGLGTTKTESDDLLLATMLKNGAPFAKLPNDKLKAVIPPFLPPSNFELWNSDRSRISKDGKLEQTRASMARLSKPSFNSSGNSDITSVSRAPRTVKFPSLPRSPASPSNSGNFNHSPHSSGGANSITGGSADNVLSQIAAQRRKAASLSRQKEGGPQSLLGTTCGSTVPEQPAVLLTSNGHLPKKIEIVKRPPSGTSSTSKSTSPTLTPSPSPTPKGRLAESSVSSSSSHKQSKSSGGSSSGTITDEDELSAILKKLSLEKYQPIFEEQEVDMEAFLTLTDGDLKELGIKTDGSRQQILAAISELNAGKGRERQILQETIHNFHSSFESSASNTQPAGAHQSPSVCTKPKSSVSNKR
- the ANKS6 gene encoding ankyrin repeat and SAM domain-containing protein 6 isoform X2, whose protein sequence is MECTIPAQCQLLLRACEDGDLEGARRLLEPDSSSGSSSTGSRAGDTAAVTDSPGGSSALVPVDSTDEDGNTGLQLAAGGGHEPLVRYLLRKGASVDSRNHYGWTPLMQAARSGHLNVAQILLEYGADVNAQNRLGASILTAASRGGHASVVKLLLESGAFVDNYDHFEVNIVSIKGHREDMPEVTPLMTSAQHAHEEAVRLLLDWGADVNYRVKTGWSPLMLAALHGRVSVAQQLVDRGADPDQVNGLDQTPFEIALSFKLKDMKDYLDSITTIRPKTDEEKRRPDIFQAVKMGNLSLVKEIVDEDPGQVNAVNADGASPLMMAAVTGKLELVQLLVDKKADINKQDSVHAWTALMQATYHGNKEIVIYLLNQGADVNLRAKNGYTAFDLVMLLNDPDTELVRLLATVCLQADKEKSKQKNKTLFTNSKNKQQFTIPSPPDDKAGLKSWWNRMSNRFRKLKLTQTLRHGFSSNRLVPLTENASASLDSMMRAPSQTDISNPRRPESATAWTTSSKDSGLGTTKTESDDLLLATMLKNGAPFAKLPNDKLKAVIPPFLPPSNFELWNSDRSRISKDGKLEQTRASMARLSKPSFNSSGNSDITSVSRAPRTVKFPSLPRSPASPSNSGNFNHSPHSSGGANSITGGSADNVLSQIAAQRRKAASLSRQKEGGPQSLLGTTCGSTVPEQPAVLLTSNGHLPKKIEIVKRPPSGTSSTSKSTSPTLTPSPSPTPKGRLAESSVSSSSSHKQSKSSGGSSSGTITDEDELSAILKKLSLEKYQPIFEEQELTASLSAKKTRWTWKLFLH